TTGTTGTTTTTATGACCAATGTTACGTTTTCTGATTGTACCTTGTATTTCATGATCTCAGGTACCTGTATATATTGCAGAAATTGCCCCACAGGACCAGAGGGGAGCTCTTGGTGCTGTCTTTCAGGTCGTTTCTGATAGTGAACAACATCATTTTATTCATGCATAGCCTGTCTTCTGGTCTGACACTGTTTTTTTCTCAACTTCGAACCAATCCATATTTTCTTTTGCAGCTCTCAGTTACGATTGGTATATTGCTTTCCTACCTGTTTGGCATGTTTGTTCCCTGGAGAATTCTTGCTGTTCTAGGTATGATGTGTAACTATGGTCTATTAGTTTAGTATGAAACAACAATATGCTACGTAGCACCAATCAATTGGCTAAGTCGATTGTTTTATTTATACAAATAACGTTCCTAACTATTTTCTGTTACTTTTGCATATGTAAGGCGTTTTACCTTGTACAATCCTGATTCCTGGGTTGTTCTTTGTTCCTGAATCTCCAAGGTGGCTGGTAAGTATTCAACGGTAATAAATTTTCAGAGCATTAATGGCAAGACCTGAATAGAACAGATTGTTGTTTCAGGCAAAAATGGGAAAGACGGAAGATTTTGAGTACTCACTGCAAGTTCTGCGGGGATTTCAGACTGACATCACAGCAGAAGTGAATGAAATAAAGGTAATCAGTGCAAATGTCAGTTTAGTTACAATCGAGACATACCTCATATGTGTATCCTGATaatcttgttcttgatggtaCATTGGTCAAGCAACCAATATATTGCTAGTATTCTAGTAATAAGGGACCAAGTAGAATTTCTCTTGTTTTGCGGTACAATATAGCCAAAGGAGACCTGAATTACACAATTATCTGCCTTGTTTACACAGAGATCGGTAGCATCATCAAGGAGGAGGACAACCATTAGGTTTGCCGATATCAAGCAGAAGAGATATAGTGTTCCCCTTATGGTTAGTGGCCTGCTtctaattaatttatgtttttAATTAATGTTTGATCTTTTACTTACTTGCTTGTCTTTTAGATAGGAATTGGTCTCCTTGTACTGCAGCAACTAAGTGGTGTCAATGGCATTCTATTTTATGCTGCAAGTATCTTCAAAGCTGCTGGTATATTCTTCACAACATGATTAATCTTTGTGGTGCTAAGCATTCTTTTGTGTACTAGTCTGCCACAAatgtttgaaaattttgatgCTAGATTCTACTATAACTGACACATGCTGACCTATGCTTGTTGCCTTGCATATTTTGGAACTTGCCTAGCAAATGAAAACTACCTTATTTCTGTGTGATTTATGCTTGCATGGAGATGCTATCGCAATTCTTCATTTAATACCTAAGAAGAGGGAAATCATTTTCTAGATCATAGACTTCGTCAAGTATGATATCTTACCAGATTCTCTTTCTGAACAGGTATTACAAATAGTAATCTAGCAACATTTGGTTTGGGTGTTGTTCAGGTACATTTGTTTTAAAGTTGTTTTATCCCTTGTTGCTCAGATAAATTTGAGCAGATGTGGGCTTGGTATGGCATATTGAATGGGATCTAATCATTGTAGGTTATTGTTACTGGAGTGACAACCTGGCTGTCTGACAAAGCTGGTCGAAGGCTTCTTCTCATTGTTAGTTTCTAACTTTCCATCACAATTGTTTATTGGGCATGCTTATCCAGTTATGCTAATTGTGTTATTCTTTTCAGATTTCTACTACAGGAATGACCATTACTCTTGTTGTCGTTTCTGTGTCATTTTTTGTTAAGGTAATGCCACTTAAAAAGGTTAATAGTAGCATGTTACGTTTCTTTCTGAAATACTCCAGTTATGTTATCATTCATTTCTGAAATATTTTCGTTTCAATTCTGAAACAGGACAACATAACTGCTGGCTCTCATTTGTACTCTGTAATGAGTATGCTTTCGCTGGCTGGACTTGTGGTTAGTTGCACTACTATTACATATATGATTTCCCCCATGTTGTGATAAGTTTGTTTAAGGCCTTATCTTTTGCTACTCCAGGCATTTGTGATTTCATTCAATCTTGGCTTGGGAGCCATTCCCTGGATCATTATGTCTGAGGTATACTTTGCTCATCCTAGATTCTTATATTAAACAGAGCTTTTTGTAATTATTATGACTGTGGCTTGACACTTCTGTCACAGTCGTGAATTTCTACATTTCTATCTGCTTACCATGAGATACTGAAACCCCAAATCCCCAACTTCTTCCCAACATAGTTTCCTTTTAAAATGGATTTAAATAGTGCAATCCCACTGTTATTTGTTAACTTAAGCTCCTACAAAACTGCCTTATTTTTCTCTAGCCAGATGGCATCAATCATATTCATAGCAGCAATTACTGCAACCACCTCATCTAGTAAATTTTAGTAGaattttatgttacaaatggcaGCAAGCAGCCCATCAGTGTGCATCTACCAACTTCTAGGGAGATTCATATGTTTACCTTGTATTCCTTCAGATTCTTCCTGTTAGTATTAAGAGTCTTGCTGGAAGTGTTGCGACCCTTGCGAACTGGTTGGGAGCATGGGTCATTACTATGACTGCAAGCTTGATGTTGAGCTGGAGCAATGGAGGTACCTCGCTGCCCCTCTTATTTGAAGCATGCACTTTCCCTTGCAACGTTGGACCTGatcatttcttgttttgatCAGGAACCTTTGCTATTTACGCCGCAGTGTGTACCATGGCCCTCATTTTTGTGTGCTTGTGGGTGCCGGAGACCAAGGGAAGGACGCTTGAGGAAATTGCATTTTCATTCCGTTGAAGCTACAAGGGAGGGTCAACTGTTCTGAgaccaagcatcatcatcaaagtCTGAGATCACCCCATGTGCTATCAAGCCATGCCATTGGGACGGTGAATCCAAGAATTTTGCAGCAATCTTGCAGCCTCGTTTTAATTGGGTGTACCATCTTGTGTATCTATATTTATGTACATTGTACAAAATGATGCTATAGCAGGAGGCAGGTGTGTTTATATGTGTATAAGATATTATAAGATGGTAGCAGAAGGCACTGAACCCTTGCACGGGTTTGCGGCGGAGAGCAATTTGTTTATTTCATTGATTGCTGCTACATATATGTCCTGTTGAATATCAGAGGCAGATTCAAATTGATAAATTTTGAGCAAATACATCTCCGAAGCTGTCGGTGCCAGCCTCTagtcctatgcttgagtcttgCGTTAGGCATGGAACCTAAAATGCCTAGGCATGATTGTACAGTGCCAAACTGGACATGATCACTGGAAAGACAAGATGCGAAGACATTGTTGAAAGGGAGCACGAATTGATTTCGGGCGGGGGATTCAAGATCTGTGCTGCGCACCTTTGAGTGACGTGGCGGCTTGGGTGGGGAAGGCATTGGCATGCGAAGCCCATCCCCACGGACCTCAACGGCCATGGCAGGGGCTACATCCGCCGGCTCCTCTCCCGCAGTGCcatcgccgagatcaggaacgcTGAAACGCAGGGCCAAGCCATGTTTATCGTCCCCAGTCAACACTACGCCACCCCCCACCATTTTGGCGATTCCGCTGGCTTAAAAAGGCTGCGAGGAAGGCCTTCCAAGTCAGCCTGCAGCCCATTCTTAGCCCAACCGGTTTTGAACCGACCCTGAATACCAAACACAGTAATTAAGATCATCTTCTAAACTTAAAGAGAAAAAACATCTACCAACTCAAAACcaaattttaattttatttaatttagaatTGGTAGGGGCCGCGCGAACGCGTACCCCCTCTTCACAAATTATGACGTCCACTCTCCCACTTGGGGAGATGGTAGGCCAGCGCTCCTCCCAAGTGCAATGGAGGCCGCTAACCTAGGCCATGACCCTTCTTGATTGGCCATCGACCCCGTCCAGGTAAGTATGGATCATGATTGCACCGGGGGTTTGTTTTGTAGCTGCTCCCGGGCTAAGCAAACACCCAGGGGACCGATATGGGACTAAAACTTATGTTAATCCGTCCTGTGTACTTGTCCTCGCGTGATTTTCAGCTCAGTTAAGGCCTGCTTTTGTTCAGCCCGTTGGGCTCGGCAAGGCCCAAGAGAGAATCTCAATTGATTTCCCACGAGGCCAGAGAGGCCCGCCGCTTGTGGACTGTTGGGCCTTCTCATCTCAACTCCGGTCGCCCCCGGGTGTTTCGGCTAGCCAGTCAGACGCCAGTGCAGCAGGCGAGGGCTTCGAGTTCGGTCAAACCGTCAAAGGCTCAACGCAAAGCTGCGGCGGCCGAGCCGCAGCCGCCAATGCGGCGATGCGGGGCCGGCTATGAAGGCGCAGCAACCTCTGGCCTCGGGGCCACGCGCAGACGCTGGTGGTGGTCCCGTGACGTAGACCTGCCAAGACAACTCGATCGTATCTCTGCGCGTACCTGCGAGCCCCAGCTCCGTGCAAGTAGCAGCACAGTGCACCATgctatgcatgcatgaaaaggCACGACCCGAGCAGCCTCGGAGGCCGGGGCTACCAGCCTACTCGTAGACGCTACGCCGCCTAGCCACGCCTGCGTGACGTGACACGCTTTAACGGCTCGGGTCAAATGAGCTTCTCCCACGTCGGATGATCTCCCCGGGCGTGATAGCGACGTTGTGGGGAGCTGGCATCGATCCAGCAGCTAAAGCTAAGCTACTGGGTTTGGAGTACTGTACGCGGCAGTGTATTGGAGGGTGGTGCCGGTAGACGCGCCACGGTCAAGGAAAGGGAAGAATCAGCATGTCTCAGTTCTCAAGCGACTTGCAGAGCTCATACCTCCGGGATCTTCTCTGGCTAAGCATGTGTGATGCGTGAAATTGCTGGGGTTTGACGTCGGAATGCCGGTAGATTGTCGTAACCTGTTAGCAGGAGTAATTAGCTTGCTAATCCGCCGCTTCTGCGCGCTGTCCTTTTGCTCACAACTATCACTTCCGTCCTAAAGTgtcttttttagaaaatttaaGACACGTTATTAATCGTGACAAATGATCATACTGTCTTCAGTCGCTCGTACTAGTGGTGAATGGAAATCGTACTGTCTATTTGATTTTCTAGATCCTAAGGCGAGTCTCAATACTGGTTTCATCAACAATTCTGGCAttaatgaagaaagaagaaactaTCGTGTCGTGGTGATGAAACGGGCCGGCTCCGGTTACCCAGACATCGGTAAGCGGACGACAGTCCATTGAGGTGGGGTCGTTTCATCCTAGTCCGCCGGCGGAGATCCCGTGCGCCGCCCTccctcccgcgcgccgccaccaccgccaccagctgctgcgccatccccaccgccaccagcatctgctgcgccaccaccaccagctgctGCGCCAAATCGCTTACTCTCCCCTCCAAATAGGGTGCCAAATCCCCTTCTTTGCAACTCCATGCCCTTCCACGGTGAGGTCGGTGGCGTTGTCCGGGCTGCGGCCGAGGAGATCCTACGGAAGAGCGACGGGAAGAGCGGCGCCGGCAGCGAGAGCGGGCCGCGGCCAAACCCGACCATCCCGACGAGCTCCGCGAGGGTCGTGTGCGCGCACACGAAGGTGAAATTCTCCACGGCCACGAACGCGGCCGTGGCAGAGGCGCACCTCGAGGCTGCCGTCCCCCGCACGCGTAGTAGTAGAGCGGCTGGCCGGAGCAAAAGAGGCGGGGTGTGTCGCGGCGTGGtgagggaagaggaggagcgtGCGGCCGGGCAGTTGCAGATGGGTAGCAAGAGCGgcggagcagcagcagtagtTGGGGCAGCAACGACGGTGGAGTAGCAGCGGCAGCAACGCTTGTGCAGCAGGAGTCGcagagcagcggaacggcggagAAGATTGAGCAGCGGCGTAGCAGCTTTGGAGCGTTTCAAGGATCAGGGAGAAAGGATAAGGAACCGAATGGtaaggaagaaaaataaatggagaataaaaagagagcgaCAAATTATGGTTAACCTACAATTATATTCAATAATCAATTTTATTTCATATGAAATTGTATTTTCGATGGAGGGAAAACATATAATTCTTAACGGATCTGTATTGCGAACGTCACCATATTTTCAAAGGGTACGTATTTCACATGATACATTTGATCACAACACCATTCCACAATTGATTGTTACAGCCGGTCTATGAAGCTGTGCAATAAAACCGTGCATTGAGAGTGATAGCTTCATTTCATTGAGAATCTAACGTGGCAGTCTCAGTAACAGTGTGGTGAAACTATACAATGAGATTGGTCTAAAATAACCGGATTGAAAATCTAACGTGGCAGTCTTGGTAACAGTACGATCAAGTACGATAAAACTGGCCTAAAATAACCAGAAAAATAGCACTAATTGATAATTATTGACTCCATGTGCTTGTTCATGTCTTTTTTTATTTGAGTAAGTATGGCTTTAATTAGAAAAGCCTCGTTTGCGCTGTTCGTGAAACAAAAAGATAAATGCTAAAAAATACTTATTTAATACGGAGTTTGTATAGTActaattatttttatctttgTGAGTAGTATGTTTGTTTACTCCCGATCgtacttttaaaaaaaaacaagaagaaagcgTCCCAATTACCAATGGTTTCGATCCATTTCCATTTTGGTTCCTACTGCATGTTGCCCTCGGCGGTCCGCCTGCTAGGGTACAAAGGGGACACTGCAACTGCATGCTGCTGAAAACCATCTCAAAAGATGCTCTCGATATATCTCTCGTGCTTAGCGCGCGAAAGCGTTCTCAAAGCAATCTCGAGGACTTTTTAGGCGACAGCCTTTTTGAACACACTGCTAGTATAATCACCATCTCCTTGGGCGGATCCAATAGTTTGGTAGTGCAGTGTCCTCTCTGATGCGCTGCATGCACCAGGTAGCTAGGAACAAGAACAAGCACTGATCCGAACAAATCAAATGCATTGATCCGATGGATGTTTTGGCCGTCACACGTGCAATGCAAAGCACACCCTTGTGATTGTCGAGCTGGAG
This sequence is a window from Setaria italica strain Yugu1 chromosome III, Setaria_italica_v2.0, whole genome shotgun sequence. Protein-coding genes within it:
- the LOC101768758 gene encoding sugar transporter ERD6-like 4; the encoded protein is MSFRDQESGGEDGGRADLRKPLLNTGSWYRMPPAGGMMGSRQSSLMERLGSSTFSLRDVSVSATLCTLIVALGPIQFGFTCGYSSPTQDAVIADLGLSLSEFSLFGSLSNVGAMVGAIASGQIAEYIGRKGSLMIAAIPNIIGWLAISFAKDSSFLFMGRLLEGFGVGVISYTVPVYIAEIAPQDQRGALGAVFQLSVTIGILLSYLFGMFVPWRILAVLGVLPCTILIPGLFFVPESPRWLAKMGKTEDFEYSLQVLRGFQTDITAEVNEIKRSVASSRRRTTIRFADIKQKRYSVPLMIGIGLLVLQQLSGVNGILFYAASIFKAAGITNSNLATFGLGVVQVIVTGVTTWLSDKAGRRLLLIISTTGMTITLVVVSVSFFVKDNITAGSHLYSVMSMLSLAGLVAFVISFNLGLGAIPWIIMSEILPVSIKSLAGSVATLANWLGAWVITMTASLMLSWSNGGTFAIYAAVCTMALIFVCLWVPETKGRTLEEIAFSFR